The following are from one region of the Carnobacterium gallinarum DSM 4847 genome:
- a CDS encoding MFS transporter — protein sequence MFKSKLHNQNHQDSEPNIDKHALLFGLISVFLIGISFSIITPVIPFIVQPYIHNPANQAIIVSLLMSVYAVCMFFSAPVLGALSDRYGRRPLLLVSLLGAAIGFLVFGLGGALWVLFAGRIIEGITGGSISTIFAYFADITPRQQRTKYFGWISAIAGFGSIMGPSLGGVIAANFGNTAPLYFGAIITLLNVIYGFFFMPESLEEENRLKEITRARLNPFIQLFNVLSIKNLNRLLLAAFLLWIPSGSIQAILSQFTIDSFNWKPALIGLVFSIMGVQDIVSQGLIMPKLLLKFSDKQIAIIGMTAEIIGYGFIAISAIFSAYIFFIAGMFIYGFGDSIFGPSFNGMVSKAADASEQGRIQGGSQSIQSLARIIGPILGGQLYVLLGHAAPAVMGVVLLTVAVGILSKRTHISS from the coding sequence ATGTTCAAATCTAAATTACACAATCAAAATCATCAGGACTCAGAGCCAAATATCGATAAGCATGCTTTATTATTCGGACTAATCTCTGTTTTTCTGATTGGAATTAGCTTTAGTATTATCACCCCAGTCATTCCATTTATCGTACAGCCTTATATTCACAATCCAGCAAATCAAGCAATCATTGTAAGTTTACTAATGTCTGTTTACGCAGTTTGTATGTTTTTTTCAGCTCCGGTGCTAGGTGCTTTAAGTGATCGATATGGTCGCCGTCCATTGCTATTAGTAAGTTTACTGGGAGCGGCAATTGGTTTCTTAGTTTTCGGTCTTGGTGGAGCTTTATGGGTTTTGTTCGCTGGACGGATTATTGAAGGCATTACAGGTGGTAGTATTAGTACGATATTTGCTTATTTTGCAGATATCACTCCGCGTCAGCAACGGACTAAATATTTTGGCTGGATAAGTGCTATTGCCGGTTTTGGATCAATTATGGGACCAAGTCTTGGTGGAGTGATTGCCGCCAATTTTGGAAATACCGCACCACTTTATTTTGGTGCAATCATCACGTTATTAAATGTTATTTATGGCTTCTTCTTTATGCCTGAAAGCCTTGAAGAAGAAAATAGATTAAAAGAGATTACACGTGCAAGATTGAATCCCTTTATCCAACTTTTTAATGTCCTTTCTATTAAAAATTTGAATAGATTGCTTCTAGCAGCCTTTTTATTATGGATTCCTAGTGGATCAATTCAGGCTATTTTGTCTCAATTCACAATTGACAGTTTTAATTGGAAACCTGCTTTAATTGGACTTGTCTTTTCAATTATGGGTGTTCAAGATATTGTTTCACAAGGGTTAATTATGCCGAAACTGTTATTGAAATTTAGTGATAAGCAGATTGCTATAATTGGAATGACTGCTGAAATTATCGGTTATGGATTCATTGCAATATCTGCAATTTTTTCAGCATATATTTTCTTTATCGCAGGTATGTTTATCTATGGGTTTGGCGACTCAATCTTTGGTCCGTCTTTCAATGGTATGGTTTCTAAAGCAGCTGATGCCAGTGAACAAGGTCGTATTCAAGGAGGTAGTCAATCAATTCAATCATTAGCTAGAATCATTGGTCCAATCCTTGGTGGTCAGCTCTATGTCTTACTAGGTCATGCAGCTCCAGCGGTAATGGGCGTTGTTCTGCTTACGGTAGCGGTAGGTATTTTATCTAAGAGAACTCATATAAGTAGCTAA
- a CDS encoding ribose-phosphate diphosphokinase yields the protein MANNYSDSSLKIFSLNGNQPLAEKIANVVGIELGKSSVRHFSDGEIQINIEESIRGDHVYIIQSTSNPVNDHLLELLIMIDALKRASAATINVVMPYFGYARQDRTAKPREPITAKLVANLIQKAGATRVLTLDLHTVQLQGFFDIPVDNLFTLPLLAEHYRHLGLCEEEVVIVSPKNSGVGRAWVLSEYLNATLAIIDHHIDESGNEKGYVIGNIIGKTCIMIDDMINTGETLAKGANVLMTEGAKDVYACASHGLFSANATELLNAAPIKKICVTDSIDLSNKATPEVVDIITCADLMGDGIKRIHENIPMSPLFKF from the coding sequence ATGGCAAATAATTATAGCGATTCATCATTAAAGATTTTTAGTTTAAATGGAAACCAACCTTTGGCAGAAAAAATTGCAAATGTTGTGGGAATTGAATTAGGAAAAAGTAGTGTTCGCCATTTTAGCGATGGTGAAATTCAGATTAACATTGAAGAAAGCATCCGTGGCGATCACGTTTATATTATTCAATCAACAAGTAATCCAGTTAACGATCATTTATTAGAACTTTTAATTATGATTGATGCTTTGAAACGTGCAAGTGCAGCAACAATTAATGTCGTTATGCCATACTTTGGTTATGCAAGACAGGATCGAACTGCAAAACCAAGAGAACCGATTACAGCTAAGTTAGTTGCGAATCTGATTCAAAAAGCAGGGGCAACTCGAGTGTTGACCTTAGATTTACACACAGTTCAACTCCAAGGTTTTTTTGATATTCCAGTAGATAATTTATTTACACTACCTTTATTGGCTGAGCATTATCGCCATTTAGGGTTATGTGAAGAAGAAGTTGTCATAGTTTCTCCTAAGAATAGTGGTGTTGGTCGTGCGTGGGTTCTTTCAGAATATTTAAATGCAACCTTAGCGATTATAGATCATCATATTGATGAATCGGGCAATGAAAAAGGCTATGTAATTGGGAATATTATTGGGAAAACATGTATTATGATTGATGATATGATTAATACTGGTGAAACCTTAGCAAAAGGTGCCAATGTTTTAATGACAGAAGGCGCAAAAGATGTTTACGCTTGTGCATCTCATGGACTATTTTCAGCTAATGCAACGGAGTTATTAAACGCTGCTCCAATCAAAAAAATCTGTGTGACAGATTCAATTGATTTATCTAATAAAGCAACACCAGAAGTAGTAGACATTATTACATGTGCTGATTTGATGGGCGATGGAATTAAACGAATCCATGAAAATATCCCAATGAGCCCACTTTTTAAATTTTAA
- a CDS encoding ATP-binding cassette domain-containing protein: MLKIKKLKKSYQLGKDHSEKVLKKIDLELHSGEFVAIYGPSGCGKSTLLNIISGLDQDYEGKILYQKKAIHKFSEAEIAEYRKGEIGFVFQNFNLIPYLNVIENVMLPMELDNWTKEEKEKKAMKLLKNVGLEKLWNKNITQLSGGQKQRVAIARALSNNPKVIIADEPTGALDSKSQQAILKILKKLANKGKLVVVVTHNPEVADFATHIIEMKDGQIIREELTLSDKGAKKQKFTEQKIVFSPFKAFKIAFKNFKQRKYRNLLVALGTSIGLTGILLSLGLGQGVASQIDQEVGSGNIPTQIQVMLKTGADTPGYLNQDNQAAIKKTIGNTNIKHFETPFATQIEAIELDSKKLDIATTLPAYSQLKSLFSTTKIKMAATDSKEVLAGSLYSDTTEDGLTLTKNFLDDFNKEHDTTYTADTLIGKEVHLTLVENGNSETKHTVYTTKIKRIIDSDDTNNPQPAYMSIPQLTTVLTDAGFEKVISSAIVELKDVDNNEKVVAKLNKTKRYTAVSQTSVVEVVMNFVKIVQGLLIFMSSQAVIVAVVMIGIVLYISVMERIKEIGVMKAVGFRNSYVSQIFLSEALLITITANIFALLSSLGIGSLINLGIKEYYPKMISVYQFHLLSVIGVFLISCLLAMVAALIPARKAMKLDPAHALRYE, from the coding sequence ATGCTTAAAATTAAAAAATTAAAAAAAAGCTATCAACTTGGAAAAGATCATTCGGAAAAAGTACTTAAAAAAATCGATTTAGAGCTACATAGTGGAGAATTTGTAGCCATATATGGTCCTTCCGGCTGTGGAAAATCAACTTTGCTAAATATTATTAGTGGGTTAGACCAAGATTATGAAGGAAAAATTCTTTATCAAAAAAAGGCTATTCACAAATTTTCTGAGGCAGAAATTGCCGAATATCGCAAAGGAGAGATTGGATTTGTTTTTCAAAATTTCAATTTAATTCCTTATTTAAATGTTATCGAAAACGTTATGCTCCCAATGGAATTAGATAATTGGACCAAAGAAGAAAAAGAAAAAAAAGCCATGAAATTACTGAAGAACGTTGGCCTAGAAAAGCTTTGGAATAAAAACATTACACAGCTCTCTGGTGGACAAAAACAACGAGTCGCCATCGCTCGAGCTTTATCCAATAATCCTAAAGTAATTATTGCGGATGAACCAACAGGTGCTTTAGACTCTAAATCCCAACAAGCTATTTTAAAAATTTTAAAAAAGCTAGCCAATAAAGGAAAGCTCGTGGTGGTGGTTACCCATAATCCTGAAGTAGCTGATTTTGCCACTCATATTATTGAAATGAAAGATGGACAGATTATTCGTGAAGAACTCACCTTGTCGGATAAGGGAGCCAAGAAACAAAAATTCACTGAGCAAAAAATTGTTTTTTCTCCATTTAAAGCTTTTAAAATTGCCTTTAAAAACTTTAAACAACGAAAATACCGCAATTTGTTAGTTGCTTTGGGAACGTCGATTGGCTTAACAGGAATTCTTTTATCTCTGGGTCTCGGTCAAGGTGTCGCCAGTCAAATCGATCAAGAAGTTGGTTCAGGTAATATTCCAACTCAGATTCAAGTGATGTTAAAGACTGGAGCGGATACGCCAGGTTACCTCAACCAAGATAATCAAGCAGCAATCAAAAAAACGATTGGCAACACTAACATTAAACATTTTGAAACACCTTTTGCTACACAAATCGAAGCGATTGAATTGGATAGTAAAAAATTAGATATCGCTACTACTTTACCAGCCTATTCACAACTAAAAAGTCTCTTTTCAACAACGAAAATCAAGATGGCTGCCACAGACTCCAAAGAAGTACTTGCTGGTTCTCTTTATTCTGATACTACAGAAGACGGATTAACTTTAACAAAAAACTTTCTTGATGATTTCAATAAAGAACATGATACAACCTATACCGCCGATACCTTAATCGGAAAAGAAGTTCATTTAACCTTAGTTGAAAATGGCAACAGCGAGACGAAGCATACTGTTTACACCACAAAAATCAAGCGAATAATTGATTCTGACGATACAAATAACCCTCAGCCAGCCTATATGTCGATTCCACAATTAACAACAGTCTTAACAGATGCAGGTTTTGAAAAAGTAATTTCTTCAGCTATCGTTGAGCTTAAAGATGTCGATAATAATGAGAAGGTCGTCGCTAAATTAAATAAAACCAAACGCTATACTGCAGTTTCTCAAACAAGTGTAGTAGAAGTCGTCATGAATTTTGTTAAAATCGTTCAAGGACTTTTAATTTTCATGTCTTCACAAGCTGTAATTGTTGCAGTTGTTATGATTGGTATCGTGCTTTACATTAGTGTTATGGAACGAATTAAAGAAATTGGGGTCATGAAGGCCGTTGGCTTTAGAAATAGCTACGTCTCACAAATTTTTTTAAGCGAAGCACTTTTAATCACGATTACGGCAAATATTTTTGCTCTACTTAGTTCATTAGGAATTGGTTCCTTAATTAATCTAGGTATCAAAGAATACTATCCAAAAATGATTTCCGTCTATCAATTTCACTTGCTTTCCGTTATTGGTGTTTTCTTGATTAGTTGCTTATTAGCCATGGTTGCGGCATTAATTCCAGCAAGAAAAGCGATGAAATTAGATCCTGCACATGCTTTACGTTATGAATAA
- a CDS encoding MetQ/NlpA family ABC transporter substrate-binding protein, producing MKKKLILTIFAGLIIVFLGACGAKSASTDKAKVEKVKIGVVSEAAIEIWKDVAKRLKSQNIDLEIVQFTDYNQPNIALKNGDINLNAFQHVAFLEDFNSKNNADLTPIGFTFVSPLGIYSKKIKDAKEIKDGDTIAIPNDTTNGGRALLLLQALDLIKLNAKGASPAVTDITENPKNIKIKELDAAQTARSLEDVTAAVINTNYAVDSGLSPKKDALYLDTDNISNVKDIYKNVIAASSSKDKDNAVYKKIVAEYQTEATKKLIDSTTGGTDIPIWDAK from the coding sequence ATGAAGAAAAAACTTATTTTAACGATATTTGCAGGATTAATCATTGTATTTTTAGGAGCTTGTGGAGCAAAATCAGCTTCCACAGATAAAGCTAAGGTTGAAAAAGTAAAAATTGGTGTAGTTAGTGAAGCAGCTATTGAGATTTGGAAAGACGTTGCCAAACGTTTGAAAAGTCAAAATATTGATTTAGAGATTGTTCAATTTACCGATTATAATCAACCAAATATTGCGTTGAAAAATGGCGATATCAATTTAAATGCTTTTCAACATGTAGCCTTTTTAGAAGATTTTAATTCTAAAAATAATGCTGATTTAACACCAATTGGCTTTACCTTTGTTTCACCATTAGGAATTTATTCAAAGAAAATCAAAGATGCTAAAGAAATCAAAGATGGTGATACTATTGCAATTCCAAATGATACAACGAATGGCGGCAGAGCGCTATTATTACTACAGGCTTTGGATCTAATCAAACTTAATGCAAAAGGTGCATCGCCAGCAGTTACTGATATTACCGAGAATCCAAAAAATATTAAAATTAAAGAATTAGATGCTGCACAAACGGCTCGTTCTTTAGAAGATGTGACAGCTGCCGTTATCAATACGAACTATGCAGTTGATTCAGGTCTAAGTCCTAAGAAAGATGCACTTTATCTAGATACAGATAATATTTCAAATGTAAAAGATATTTATAAAAATGTCATTGCTGCATCAAGTAGCAAAGATAAAGATAACGCTGTCTATAAAAAAATTGTAGCTGAGTACCAAACGGAAGCTACGAAAAAACTAATTGACTCTACCACAGGTGGAACAGATATTCCGATTTGGGATGCTAAATAA
- a CDS encoding QueT transporter family protein yields the protein MNKIKSRQDSRVQWSATTLVKMSLVTALYVAITLFLAVISFGVVQIRLSEMFNYLAIYNKRYILAVTLGVMLANLFSPLGLIDVVVGGLSTFIVLVIVHYVTKKIQHPIWKFIVTGLICSFSMFTIAGQLALLFDAPFWATWLAIAIGELVSMSVGGVIMYLVSQKIDLKK from the coding sequence ATGAATAAGATTAAATCAAGGCAGGACTCTAGAGTCCAATGGTCTGCCACTACTCTTGTGAAAATGAGTTTAGTCACGGCTTTGTATGTTGCAATCACGTTATTTTTAGCTGTGATTAGTTTTGGCGTTGTGCAAATTCGCTTATCAGAGATGTTCAATTACTTGGCAATTTATAATAAGCGCTATATTTTAGCCGTAACTTTGGGAGTTATGTTAGCAAACCTATTTTCCCCATTAGGATTAATTGATGTTGTCGTAGGCGGGTTATCGACGTTTATCGTCTTAGTTATTGTTCACTATGTCACGAAAAAAATTCAACATCCTATTTGGAAGTTTATTGTTACAGGGTTGATTTGTAGTTTCTCAATGTTTACGATTGCAGGGCAATTGGCGCTTCTTTTTGATGCTCCATTTTGGGCTACATGGTTAGCAATTGCCATCGGAGAATTAGTCTCTATGTCAGTAGGTGGAGTGATTATGTACTTGGTTAGTCAGAAAATTGACTTGAAAAAATAA
- a CDS encoding 3-oxoacyl-ACP reductase: MIIQEFKEKTIFITGISSGIGQAQAEAFLKQGATVFGLDYSEKGISDNSAFYQKYKEQFAYRIGDVARSEDVTQAVKAALQKFGKIDILLNTAGILDNYTPTLETTEELWDRVMNTNLKGMYLVTNAILPRMIAQKQGVVVNMASIAGMVAGGGGAAYTASKHGIIGYTKQLDYDYAKVGIRANAIAPGAIETPMNQADFAGTGEMAKWVAKETPAGRWAQPSEVADLTLFLASSHADYIHGTVMPIDGGWIEK, encoded by the coding sequence ATGATTATTCAAGAGTTTAAAGAAAAAACAATTTTTATTACAGGAATTTCTTCTGGAATCGGTCAAGCGCAAGCGGAGGCCTTTTTAAAACAAGGTGCTACGGTTTTTGGACTAGATTATTCAGAAAAGGGAATAAGTGACAATTCAGCCTTTTATCAAAAATACAAAGAACAATTTGCTTATCGAATTGGGGATGTTGCTCGTTCAGAAGATGTAACTCAAGCTGTCAAGGCAGCGCTTCAAAAATTTGGAAAGATTGATATCTTGCTGAATACAGCTGGTATTTTAGATAATTATACGCCGACTCTTGAGACGACAGAAGAGCTGTGGGATCGAGTGATGAATACAAACTTAAAAGGGATGTATTTAGTAACCAATGCGATTTTGCCACGGATGATTGCACAAAAACAAGGTGTCGTTGTGAATATGGCCTCGATTGCAGGAATGGTAGCAGGTGGCGGCGGTGCGGCATATACGGCTTCTAAACATGGCATTATCGGATATACAAAGCAATTAGACTACGATTATGCCAAGGTTGGAATTCGTGCAAACGCCATTGCTCCCGGTGCGATTGAAACACCAATGAATCAGGCAGATTTTGCTGGAACAGGTGAAATGGCGAAGTGGGTAGCCAAAGAAACACCTGCTGGACGTTGGGCTCAACCGAGTGAAGTTGCCGATTTAACGTTATTTTTAGCAAGTAGTCATGCTGATTATATTCATGGCACAGTGATGCCGATTGATGGCGGCTGGATTGAAAAATAA
- a CDS encoding MarR family transcriptional regulator, protein MNKKEQVLVDFRSLFDKLAWLNKNKMEVSLQGYQSSEVHCIEYIGKHVDANVTKLAEAFYMTRGAMSKVTRKLINKDLIESYQKPENKKEIYFRLTEQGQKVFTLHEELHEEFRQRDQVVFEEITDEQYDTMLRFIENYKQHLDTEINKLNHANNET, encoded by the coding sequence ATGAATAAAAAAGAACAGGTTTTAGTTGATTTTAGAAGCTTATTTGATAAATTAGCTTGGTTGAATAAGAACAAAATGGAAGTTAGCCTCCAAGGATACCAGTCTTCGGAAGTACATTGTATTGAATATATTGGAAAACATGTAGATGCAAATGTAACGAAATTAGCTGAAGCTTTTTATATGACAAGAGGAGCCATGAGCAAAGTAACGAGAAAGCTTATAAATAAAGATCTAATTGAAAGCTATCAAAAACCAGAGAATAAGAAGGAAATCTACTTTAGATTAACCGAACAAGGACAGAAGGTTTTTACTCTCCATGAAGAGTTGCATGAAGAATTTCGTCAGCGAGATCAAGTGGTTTTTGAAGAAATAACGGATGAGCAGTATGATACAATGCTTCGTTTTATTGAAAATTATAAACAGCATTTAGATACAGAAATCAACAAATTGAATCATGCAAATAATGAAACATAA